The Marinomonas sp. CT5 genome contains the following window.
CAGGTGATACCATCGCGATTGAAAGTCCTGCTTATCATGGTGTTTTACAGGCAATTGAAGTTCTAAATTTAAAAGCGGTGGAAATCCCTTGCTATGCAGAAACAGGCATAGACTTAGACTTATTAGAAAAGGCCGCTGAAGAATGGCAAATAAAGGCCTGCATTGTGACTCCAAACAACCAAAACCCAAGCGGTGCAACCCTAAATCACCAGGCCAGACAACGTATCATTCATCAGTCGCTGATGCACAATTTCACTATTATAGAAGACGATGTATACGGGGAATTAAGCTATAAAGACAAACACGAACGTTCCTTAAAAGCAGACGATAAAAATAACAGCATTATTTATTGCAGCTCTTTTTCTAAAAGTATTGCTCCTGGGTTTCGTATCGGCTGGATCGTCGGTGGTCAATTTCAGACGAAGATTGAACATTATGCTTATGTTCAATCTTTGGCTATTCCCACTTTAACACAAACAGCTATCGCCAATTTTCTAGAAAACGGTGCTTATGATAGACACCTAAGAAAAACTCGACTGGCTTACCAAGACAACTTAGCTCGCTGCCAAGCTCTTATTCAGCAACATTTTCCAGAAGGTACGACAACATCAAACCCACGTGGTGGTTTCTTGTTATGGGTTACACTCCCCAGTGCAGTCAATGCTATGCTGCTTCATACCCAAGCTCTAGAAATTGGCATTGGTTTACTACCTGGTCTAGCCTTTAGTTTAACGGCTCAATTTAGTCATCATTTCAGACTGAACTATGCACTAACTTGGGATAATAAAACGGATGCCGCACTAAAAGAACTCGGCAAACTTTGTTATTCACAATTACATTCAAGTAGGGCCTCTTAAGGATGAACTAGGTACCATGAGCTATTACTCAGTAGACGTTTTTTCATATATAAGTAAAAGTTATGTTTTCTATATTTGCCATCTTTAAATTCATCTGTACAGACAGAGCAAAAAGCGTACAATTCGCATTCTTTTTTAAACACTCTGCCTCCTTGGCCGATAACTTGAACATCTGAAATAGTAGCTGGCTTGTTGCGATGGAATT
Protein-coding sequences here:
- a CDS encoding PLP-dependent aminotransferase family protein yields the protein MDCPLYEKIANQIEHQVHEGIFLPGAKIPSVRKSSKQMEVSVATVLQAYSLLEDRGVIKARPQKGYFVQEIQPQVLEQAKIEPTQNDTSIHTLLRRLLHTSQNNHVIQFGAAIPKSQFLPIRQLQRSVGRLMRLEPEICAAYEFTPGSLSLRRQIAIRMLDSGCQLQPDDITITLGCQNALMLSLQAVATAGDTIAIESPAYHGVLQAIEVLNLKAVEIPCYAETGIDLDLLEKAAEEWQIKACIVTPNNQNPSGATLNHQARQRIIHQSLMHNFTIIEDDVYGELSYKDKHERSLKADDKNNSIIYCSSFSKSIAPGFRIGWIVGGQFQTKIEHYAYVQSLAIPTLTQTAIANFLENGAYDRHLRKTRLAYQDNLARCQALIQQHFPEGTTTSNPRGGFLLWVTLPSAVNAMLLHTQALEIGIGLLPGLAFSLTAQFSHHFRLNYALTWDNKTDAALKELGKLCYSQLHSSRAS